A section of the Phacochoerus africanus isolate WHEZ1 chromosome 4, ROS_Pafr_v1, whole genome shotgun sequence genome encodes:
- the PLPPR2 gene encoding phospholipid phosphatase-related protein type 2 isoform X3 — MAGGRPQLKRSFSIIPCFVFVEILLGELARAFFPAPPSAIPITGESTIVSGACCRFSPPLRRLVRFLGVYSFGLFTTTIFANAGQVVTGNPTPHFLSVCRPNYTALGCPPPSPDRPGPDRFVTDQGACAGSPSLVAAARRAFPCKDAALCAYAVTYTAMYVTLVFRVKGSRLVKPSLCLALLCPAFLVGVVRVAEYRNHWSDVLAGFLTGAAIATFLVTCVVHNFQSRPPSGRRLSPWEDLGQAPTMDSPLEKLSVAQEPEACRPHSTPARLTPSKPQNCARRGHLIPSCVSSRAPAMCSSPRVPRPRLRSEPTPLPLPLPLPAPTPSQGPSPSSPGPGGPGGGGGRGRKLLLPTPLLRDLYTLSGLYPSPFHRDNFSPYLFASRDHLL; from the exons ATGGCGGGAGGGAGACCTCAGCTGAAGAGGAGTTTTTCCATCATTCCCTGCTTTGTCTTCGTGGAG ATCCTGCTGGGGGAGCTGGCACGTGCCTTTTTCCCTGCACCACCTTCAGCCATCCCCATCACTGGGGAGAGCACCATCGTGTCTGGGGCCTGCTGCCGCTTCAGCCCCCCACTGCGGAGGCTGGTCCGCTTCCTGG gggtcTACTCTTTCGGCCTCTTCACTACGACCATCTTCGCCAATGCGGGGCAGGTGGTGACTGGCAATCCGACGCCACACTTCTTGTCCGTGTGCCGCCCCAACTACACGGCCCTGGGCTGCCCGCCACCCTCACCGGACCGGCCAGGGCCCGACCGTTTCGTCACCGACCAGGGTGCCTGCGCTGGCAGCCCCAGCCTGGTGGCCGCTGCACGACGCGCCTTCCCCTGCAAGGACGCTGCCCTTTGCGCTTATGCCGTCACCTACACAGCG ATGTACGTGACGCTGGTGTTCCGCGTGAAGGGCTCCCGCCTGGTCAAACCCTCACTCTGCCTGGCCCTGCTGTGCCCCGCCTTCCTAGTGGGCGTGGTCCGCGTGGCAGAATACCGCAACCATTGGTCGGATGTGCTGGCCGGCTTCCTGACTGGGGCGGCAATCGCCACGTTTCTG GTCACCTGTGTCGTGCACAACTTCCAGAGCCGGCCACCCTCTGGCCGAAGGCTCTCTCCTTGGGAGGACCTGGGCCAAGCCCCCACCATGGACAGCCCCCTCGAAAAGTTAAGTGTGGCCCAG GAACCCGAGGCCTGCAGGCCGCATTCGACACCGGCACGGCTCACCCCATCCA AGCCGCAGAACTGCGCCCGCCGTGGCCACCTGATCCCCAGCTGTGTGTCCTCCAGGGCTCCAGCCATGTGTTCGTCGCCCCGTGTGCCCCGCCCTCGACTGAGGTCTGAGCCGacgcccctgcctctgcccctgcccctgccagcgccaacccccagccagggcccctcgccctcctcccctgggcctgggggccctggtgggggtggtggcCGTGGCCGGAAGCTGCTGCTGCCCACGCCCCTGCTGAGGGACCTGTACACCCTTAGCGGACTctacccctcccccttccacCGGGACAACTTCAGCCCTTACCTCTTTGCAAGCCGTGACCACCTGCTGTGA
- the PLPPR2 gene encoding phospholipid phosphatase-related protein type 2 isoform X4 gives MAGGRPQLKRSFSIIPCFVFVESVLLGIVVLLAYRLEFTDTFPVHTQGFFCYDSTYAKPYPGPEATSRAPPALIYALVTAGPTLTILLGELARAFFPAPPSAIPITGESTIVSGACCRFSPPLRRLVRFLGVYSFGLFTTTIFANAGQVVTGNPTPHFLSVCRPNYTALGCPPPSPDRPGPDRFVTDQGACAGSPSLVAAARRAFPCKDAALCAYAVTYTAMYVTLVFRVKGSRLVKPSLCLALLCPAFLVGVVRVAEYRNHWSDVLAGFLTGAAIATFLVTCVVHNFQSRPPSGRRLSPWEDLGQAPTMDSPLEKNPRPAGRIRHRHGSPHPSRRTAPAVAT, from the exons ATGGCGGGAGGGAGACCTCAGCTGAAGAGGAGTTTTTCCATCATTCCCTGCTTTGTCTTCGTGGAG TCTGTGCTGCTGGGCATCGTGGTCCTGCTTGCTTACCGCCTGGAGTTCACAGACACCTTCCCCGTGCATACCCAGGGCTTCTTCTGCTATGACAGTACCTATGCCAAGCCCTATCCAGGGCCTGAGGCCACCAGCAGAGCACCTCCGGCACTCATCTATGCCCTGGTCACTGCTGGGCCCACCCTCACG ATCCTGCTGGGGGAGCTGGCACGTGCCTTTTTCCCTGCACCACCTTCAGCCATCCCCATCACTGGGGAGAGCACCATCGTGTCTGGGGCCTGCTGCCGCTTCAGCCCCCCACTGCGGAGGCTGGTCCGCTTCCTGG gggtcTACTCTTTCGGCCTCTTCACTACGACCATCTTCGCCAATGCGGGGCAGGTGGTGACTGGCAATCCGACGCCACACTTCTTGTCCGTGTGCCGCCCCAACTACACGGCCCTGGGCTGCCCGCCACCCTCACCGGACCGGCCAGGGCCCGACCGTTTCGTCACCGACCAGGGTGCCTGCGCTGGCAGCCCCAGCCTGGTGGCCGCTGCACGACGCGCCTTCCCCTGCAAGGACGCTGCCCTTTGCGCTTATGCCGTCACCTACACAGCG ATGTACGTGACGCTGGTGTTCCGCGTGAAGGGCTCCCGCCTGGTCAAACCCTCACTCTGCCTGGCCCTGCTGTGCCCCGCCTTCCTAGTGGGCGTGGTCCGCGTGGCAGAATACCGCAACCATTGGTCGGATGTGCTGGCCGGCTTCCTGACTGGGGCGGCAATCGCCACGTTTCTG GTCACCTGTGTCGTGCACAACTTCCAGAGCCGGCCACCCTCTGGCCGAAGGCTCTCTCCTTGGGAGGACCTGGGCCAAGCCCCCACCATGGACAGCCCCCTCGAAAA GAACCCGAGGCCTGCAGGCCGCATTCGACACCGGCACGGCTCACCCCATCCA AGCCGCAGAACTGCGCCCGCCGTGGCCACCTGA
- the PLPPR2 gene encoding phospholipid phosphatase-related protein type 2 isoform X5, producing MAGGRPQLKRSFSIIPCFVFVEGFFCYDSTYAKPYPGPEATSRAPPALIYALVTAGPTLTILLGELARAFFPAPPSAIPITGESTIVSGACCRFSPPLRRLVRFLGVYSFGLFTTTIFANAGQVVTGNPTPHFLSVCRPNYTALGCPPPSPDRPGPDRFVTDQGACAGSPSLVAAARRAFPCKDAALCAYAVTYTAMYVTLVFRVKGSRLVKPSLCLALLCPAFLVGVVRVAEYRNHWSDVLAGFLTGAAIATFLVTCVVHNFQSRPPSGRRLSPWEDLGQAPTMDSPLEKNPRPAGRIRHRHGSPHPSRRTAPAVAT from the exons ATGGCGGGAGGGAGACCTCAGCTGAAGAGGAGTTTTTCCATCATTCCCTGCTTTGTCTTCGTGGAG GGCTTCTTCTGCTATGACAGTACCTATGCCAAGCCCTATCCAGGGCCTGAGGCCACCAGCAGAGCACCTCCGGCACTCATCTATGCCCTGGTCACTGCTGGGCCCACCCTCACG ATCCTGCTGGGGGAGCTGGCACGTGCCTTTTTCCCTGCACCACCTTCAGCCATCCCCATCACTGGGGAGAGCACCATCGTGTCTGGGGCCTGCTGCCGCTTCAGCCCCCCACTGCGGAGGCTGGTCCGCTTCCTGG gggtcTACTCTTTCGGCCTCTTCACTACGACCATCTTCGCCAATGCGGGGCAGGTGGTGACTGGCAATCCGACGCCACACTTCTTGTCCGTGTGCCGCCCCAACTACACGGCCCTGGGCTGCCCGCCACCCTCACCGGACCGGCCAGGGCCCGACCGTTTCGTCACCGACCAGGGTGCCTGCGCTGGCAGCCCCAGCCTGGTGGCCGCTGCACGACGCGCCTTCCCCTGCAAGGACGCTGCCCTTTGCGCTTATGCCGTCACCTACACAGCG ATGTACGTGACGCTGGTGTTCCGCGTGAAGGGCTCCCGCCTGGTCAAACCCTCACTCTGCCTGGCCCTGCTGTGCCCCGCCTTCCTAGTGGGCGTGGTCCGCGTGGCAGAATACCGCAACCATTGGTCGGATGTGCTGGCCGGCTTCCTGACTGGGGCGGCAATCGCCACGTTTCTG GTCACCTGTGTCGTGCACAACTTCCAGAGCCGGCCACCCTCTGGCCGAAGGCTCTCTCCTTGGGAGGACCTGGGCCAAGCCCCCACCATGGACAGCCCCCTCGAAAA GAACCCGAGGCCTGCAGGCCGCATTCGACACCGGCACGGCTCACCCCATCCA AGCCGCAGAACTGCGCCCGCCGTGGCCACCTGA
- the PLPPR2 gene encoding phospholipid phosphatase-related protein type 2 isoform X1: MAGGRPQLKRSFSIIPCFVFVESVLLGIVVLLAYRLEFTDTFPVHTQGFFCYDSTYAKPYPGPEATSRAPPALIYALVTAGPTLTILLGELARAFFPAPPSAIPITGESTIVSGACCRFSPPLRRLVRFLGVYSFGLFTTTIFANAGQVVTGNPTPHFLSVCRPNYTALGCPPPSPDRPGPDRFVTDQGACAGSPSLVAAARRAFPCKDAALCAYAVTYTAMYVTLVFRVKGSRLVKPSLCLALLCPAFLVGVVRVAEYRNHWSDVLAGFLTGAAIATFLVTCVVHNFQSRPPSGRRLSPWEDLGQAPTMDSPLEKLSVAQEPEACRPHSTPARLTPSKPQNCARRGHLIPSCVSSRAPAMCSSPRVPRPRLRSEPTPLPLPLPLPAPTPSQGPSPSSPGPGGPGGGGGRGRKLLLPTPLLRDLYTLSGLYPSPFHRDNFSPYLFASRDHLL; the protein is encoded by the exons ATGGCGGGAGGGAGACCTCAGCTGAAGAGGAGTTTTTCCATCATTCCCTGCTTTGTCTTCGTGGAG TCTGTGCTGCTGGGCATCGTGGTCCTGCTTGCTTACCGCCTGGAGTTCACAGACACCTTCCCCGTGCATACCCAGGGCTTCTTCTGCTATGACAGTACCTATGCCAAGCCCTATCCAGGGCCTGAGGCCACCAGCAGAGCACCTCCGGCACTCATCTATGCCCTGGTCACTGCTGGGCCCACCCTCACG ATCCTGCTGGGGGAGCTGGCACGTGCCTTTTTCCCTGCACCACCTTCAGCCATCCCCATCACTGGGGAGAGCACCATCGTGTCTGGGGCCTGCTGCCGCTTCAGCCCCCCACTGCGGAGGCTGGTCCGCTTCCTGG gggtcTACTCTTTCGGCCTCTTCACTACGACCATCTTCGCCAATGCGGGGCAGGTGGTGACTGGCAATCCGACGCCACACTTCTTGTCCGTGTGCCGCCCCAACTACACGGCCCTGGGCTGCCCGCCACCCTCACCGGACCGGCCAGGGCCCGACCGTTTCGTCACCGACCAGGGTGCCTGCGCTGGCAGCCCCAGCCTGGTGGCCGCTGCACGACGCGCCTTCCCCTGCAAGGACGCTGCCCTTTGCGCTTATGCCGTCACCTACACAGCG ATGTACGTGACGCTGGTGTTCCGCGTGAAGGGCTCCCGCCTGGTCAAACCCTCACTCTGCCTGGCCCTGCTGTGCCCCGCCTTCCTAGTGGGCGTGGTCCGCGTGGCAGAATACCGCAACCATTGGTCGGATGTGCTGGCCGGCTTCCTGACTGGGGCGGCAATCGCCACGTTTCTG GTCACCTGTGTCGTGCACAACTTCCAGAGCCGGCCACCCTCTGGCCGAAGGCTCTCTCCTTGGGAGGACCTGGGCCAAGCCCCCACCATGGACAGCCCCCTCGAAAAGTTAAGTGTGGCCCAG GAACCCGAGGCCTGCAGGCCGCATTCGACACCGGCACGGCTCACCCCATCCA AGCCGCAGAACTGCGCCCGCCGTGGCCACCTGATCCCCAGCTGTGTGTCCTCCAGGGCTCCAGCCATGTGTTCGTCGCCCCGTGTGCCCCGCCCTCGACTGAGGTCTGAGCCGacgcccctgcctctgcccctgcccctgccagcgccaacccccagccagggcccctcgccctcctcccctgggcctgggggccctggtgggggtggtggcCGTGGCCGGAAGCTGCTGCTGCCCACGCCCCTGCTGAGGGACCTGTACACCCTTAGCGGACTctacccctcccccttccacCGGGACAACTTCAGCCCTTACCTCTTTGCAAGCCGTGACCACCTGCTGTGA
- the PLPPR2 gene encoding phospholipid phosphatase-related protein type 2 isoform X2, whose product MAGGRPQLKRSFSIIPCFVFVEGFFCYDSTYAKPYPGPEATSRAPPALIYALVTAGPTLTILLGELARAFFPAPPSAIPITGESTIVSGACCRFSPPLRRLVRFLGVYSFGLFTTTIFANAGQVVTGNPTPHFLSVCRPNYTALGCPPPSPDRPGPDRFVTDQGACAGSPSLVAAARRAFPCKDAALCAYAVTYTAMYVTLVFRVKGSRLVKPSLCLALLCPAFLVGVVRVAEYRNHWSDVLAGFLTGAAIATFLVTCVVHNFQSRPPSGRRLSPWEDLGQAPTMDSPLEKLSVAQEPEACRPHSTPARLTPSKPQNCARRGHLIPSCVSSRAPAMCSSPRVPRPRLRSEPTPLPLPLPLPAPTPSQGPSPSSPGPGGPGGGGGRGRKLLLPTPLLRDLYTLSGLYPSPFHRDNFSPYLFASRDHLL is encoded by the exons ATGGCGGGAGGGAGACCTCAGCTGAAGAGGAGTTTTTCCATCATTCCCTGCTTTGTCTTCGTGGAG GGCTTCTTCTGCTATGACAGTACCTATGCCAAGCCCTATCCAGGGCCTGAGGCCACCAGCAGAGCACCTCCGGCACTCATCTATGCCCTGGTCACTGCTGGGCCCACCCTCACG ATCCTGCTGGGGGAGCTGGCACGTGCCTTTTTCCCTGCACCACCTTCAGCCATCCCCATCACTGGGGAGAGCACCATCGTGTCTGGGGCCTGCTGCCGCTTCAGCCCCCCACTGCGGAGGCTGGTCCGCTTCCTGG gggtcTACTCTTTCGGCCTCTTCACTACGACCATCTTCGCCAATGCGGGGCAGGTGGTGACTGGCAATCCGACGCCACACTTCTTGTCCGTGTGCCGCCCCAACTACACGGCCCTGGGCTGCCCGCCACCCTCACCGGACCGGCCAGGGCCCGACCGTTTCGTCACCGACCAGGGTGCCTGCGCTGGCAGCCCCAGCCTGGTGGCCGCTGCACGACGCGCCTTCCCCTGCAAGGACGCTGCCCTTTGCGCTTATGCCGTCACCTACACAGCG ATGTACGTGACGCTGGTGTTCCGCGTGAAGGGCTCCCGCCTGGTCAAACCCTCACTCTGCCTGGCCCTGCTGTGCCCCGCCTTCCTAGTGGGCGTGGTCCGCGTGGCAGAATACCGCAACCATTGGTCGGATGTGCTGGCCGGCTTCCTGACTGGGGCGGCAATCGCCACGTTTCTG GTCACCTGTGTCGTGCACAACTTCCAGAGCCGGCCACCCTCTGGCCGAAGGCTCTCTCCTTGGGAGGACCTGGGCCAAGCCCCCACCATGGACAGCCCCCTCGAAAAGTTAAGTGTGGCCCAG GAACCCGAGGCCTGCAGGCCGCATTCGACACCGGCACGGCTCACCCCATCCA AGCCGCAGAACTGCGCCCGCCGTGGCCACCTGATCCCCAGCTGTGTGTCCTCCAGGGCTCCAGCCATGTGTTCGTCGCCCCGTGTGCCCCGCCCTCGACTGAGGTCTGAGCCGacgcccctgcctctgcccctgcccctgccagcgccaacccccagccagggcccctcgccctcctcccctgggcctgggggccctggtgggggtggtggcCGTGGCCGGAAGCTGCTGCTGCCCACGCCCCTGCTGAGGGACCTGTACACCCTTAGCGGACTctacccctcccccttccacCGGGACAACTTCAGCCCTTACCTCTTTGCAAGCCGTGACCACCTGCTGTGA